One Anopheles marshallii chromosome 3, idAnoMarsDA_429_01, whole genome shotgun sequence genomic region harbors:
- the LOC128712352 gene encoding kinesin-like protein KIF21A, whose protein sequence is MPDEDKESSSVRVALRIRPQIPRELIDMCRVCTQVTPGEPQVLLGSDKAFTFDYVFDMSTTQVSVYNNCIEKLVDGALQGYNATVLAYGQTGSGKTYTMGTGFERAVPEAQEGIIPRAVRHLFEGIAQLQQNPYDENGTYLGSVTFSVAAQFMELYNEEIIDLLDPYNKGARVFKIFEDSSGGISVAGATIKPLAGPQEALNCLQQGALARTTASTQMNEQSSRSHALFTILIRRQRVMTAEQCGNADGDTETLTSKFHFVDLAGSERLKRTGATGERAREGISINCGLLALGNVISALGDKTKKVSHVPYRDSKLTRLLQDSLGGNSQTIMIACVSPSDRDFMETLNTLKYANRARNIKNKVQINQDQSSRTISLLRREIANLQLEILEYKQGKRSIDADGNIAISDVSLENEMLSQDNKRLQQRVKAMQETINALTEKNAALQAQQTISSLNKASAAGDGADPSNATNDSSLTSTAGGNESAMQDLIVGYISEIEKLKAKLIESEQMFQQFKKAKNSQSKLGLKAYPFIEDNQETMINLLKHEMEKERETLMSRSLPGLENESSSLEQNSDSDSDTESDDKAEVLRAEMFDVNSDIELKVRLIEQLEESQQRLQIMRQQYEKQFNLMKEKISNTERERDEVLATIGNGGMGANNNKGQNTTNESAIKRVKDDYERKLNEMRRQLNHFQATNKEHLRLQRNMQAQDAKIKTLRGELAELKQVKTRLMKKIQEESNRHKEMESKKTREIAQLRKETRKHKNMIKSLQAQGAAKDQVLKRKTEEVFNLRKSQRGVMSLKAAGRVPATASINSMLQGTKRFKTRWEELQRTIMRAARSRQAILELEMELERVMQERDMLCRDLNNLRQRRKDNAESTLHDLVSEEDTLIANMNYLHDTIAELQKSIIQIEDGKDLNTEHAMLQTIMDNIGTVEEAKFMLQRVCSVTVGHVCEAGVAQSKLREREALLAELQRDTSVQEQLLQYILTRAPATSTSETSFSSAQSANSYVSQSQSNLLENGEPQPSSSQYRLPHVVDSTTRSPSPSNSNTNLDSIVTYRNSSKQRRNPAVVPSVAAIQDLLYGSSSGYIGPAGDGGGMPDRNSNASTGIGCTAASNGVSGGGSKLEKVGICIYLEDSADEDDTKHPPSLQDRHDRSDVMTRSYTILDGAMDPVAAANAGLPIAPPPPVVPVPARTFVPLSRVPSAPGSLKGLQPHQGLSRQNSTASPLLARKSFEASAAPPSPRISRRTFTSKMSPGIEDASDVPTSPPVYRRGISREDNGDVFSRLGAGTQDPQPGGNIKELNGRYKAGSPLICTHVVEGHSNSVLSIKVSNQMLFTAAADRTVKVWDLRANSTPHCLTGHLGPVAAVEYDRVNNLLFSASGAFVKVWDLRSSNIRPIITLCSSGTTLPANATLSDLVPGECSITALTMGASGKLYTAASDKVRFWDLRQFSCLGRLSGGHQAAVMCLTAWEGPNNTDLVATGSKDHYVKVFEVNSSGGVVQPLLNLEPPHYDGVQALAVANDAIGVDAELFSGSRDSGIKRWDLRNGELKQSLNNAHKGWVSGMAIYGDILLSSCRGGVVRLWNIKTCDSLAEMKTEQSINDIVTSDNRVFTASNSGEVRIWRFVTTDWDSLNASSSGAGSVGTGSNGSVCGTVNGATGGGVGTKTKRLLN, encoded by the exons AATTCGTCCACAGATACCGCGTGAGCTAATCGATATGTGCCGGGTGTGCACGCAGGTCACGCCTGGTGAGCCGCAAGTTTTGCTCGGATCCGATAAGGCCTTTACCTTCGACTATGTGTTCGATATGAGTACGACGCAG GTATCAGTGTACAATAACTGCATCGAAAAATTGGTAGATGGAGCTCTTCAAGGATATAATGCTACAGTGCTGGCATATGGACAG ACTGGCTCTGGCAAGACCTACACGATGGGCACTGGGTTTGAACGTGCCGTACCGGAAGCACAGGAAGGTATCATCCCACGGGCCGTGCGACATCTGTTCGAAGGTATTGCACAGCTACAGCAAAATCCATACGACGAAAACGGGACATATCTTGGTTCCGTAACGTTCAGTGTGGCCGCACAGTTTATGGAGCTTTACAACGAGGAAATTATAGATTTGCTCGACCCTTACAATAAA GGTGCACGTGTGTTTAAGATTTTTGAAGATTCATCTGGGGGCATTTCGGTAGCGGGCGCTACCATAAAACCATTGGCCGGTCCGCAAGAGGCGCTCAACTGTTTGCAGCAGGGCGCTCTGGCACGTACGACGGCGTCCACACAGATGAATGAGCAATCTTCGCGAAGCCACGCATTGTTCACAATACTAATTCGAAGGCAGCGTGTCATGACAGCAGAACAGTGCGGCAATGCGGATGGTGATACGGAAACGCTTAcctcaaaatttcatttcgtcGATCTGGCTGGTTCGGAACGGCTGAAGCGGACCGGTGCCACGGGCGAGCGGGCTCGCGAGGGAATCTCCATCAACTGTGGTCTGTTGGCTTTGGGCAACGTAATATCAGCGCTGGGAGATAAAACTAAGAAGGTGTCCCATGTACCGTATCGTGATTCGAAGTTGACTCGATTGTTGCAGGATTCGCTTGGGG GTAACAGTCAAACAATAATGATCGCTTGCGTATCGCCAAGTGATAGAGATTTTATGGAAACGCTTAACACGCTCAAGTATGCCAACCGAGcgcgaaacattaaaaacaaagtaCAAATTAACCAAGATCAAAGCTCGCGGACCATATCTTTATTGCGGCGTGAAATTGCCAACCTACAGCTCGAAATTCTCGAATACAAACAG GGCAAACGTAGCATCGATGCAGATGGTAATATAGCGATATCAGATGTGTCACTTGAGAATGAGATGCTCTCGCAGGACAACAAGCGGCTGCAGCAACGGGTGAAGGCGATGCAAGAAACAATAAACGCGCTAACGGAAAAGAACGCTGCGCTGCAGGCACAGCAGACAATTTCTTCGCTGAACAAGGCCTCTGCCGCCGGTGATGGCGCTGACCCGTCAAACGCGACAAATGACTCTAGTCTGACCTCGACGGCAGGTGGCAATGAATCAGCAATGCAGGACCTGATTGTTGGCTATATAAGTGAGATAGAAAAGCTAAAGGCTAAATTAATCGAATCAGAACAAATGTTCCaacagtttaaaaaggcaaagaaCTCACAGTCCAAGCTAGGGCTGAAAGCATATCCGTTTATCGAGGATAATCAGGAAACGATGATCAACCTGCTAAAACACGAAATGGAGAAAGAACGTGAAACGCTGATGTCTCGATCGTTGCCGGGGCTGGAAAATGAATCGAGCAGTTTGGAACAAAATTCCGACAGCGATTCCGATACGGAATCCGACGATAAGGCCGAAGTATTGCGTGCGGAAATGTTTGACGTCAACTCCGACATTGAACTGAAGGTGCGCCTTATTGAACAGCTCGAAGAATCTCAGCAGCGGCTGCAAATTATGCGCCAGCAATACGAAAAGCAATTTAACctaatgaaggaaaaaatttCCAATACCGAACGTGAACGGGATGAAGTACTGGCCACTATAGGTAACGGTGGAATGGGTGCTAATAACAACAAGggacaaaacacaaccaatgAGTCTGCTATTAAGCGCGTTAAGGATGATTACGAGCGAAAGCTGAACGAGATGCGCCGCCAGTTGAATCATTTCCAAGCGACCAATAAAGAGCATCTACGGCTACAGCGTAATATGCAGGCACAGGATGCAAAGATTAAAACACTACGGGGAGAGCTGGCAGAGTTGAAGCAAGTAAAAACGCGACTGATGAAGAAAATTCAGGAGGAAAGCAACCGGCACAAGGAAATGGAGAGTAAAAAGACGCGCGAAATCGCGCAACTGCGAAAGGAAACCAGAAAGCATAAGAATATGATAAAATCCTTGCAGGCGCAGGGTGCCGCCAAGGATCAGGTACTGAAGCGAAAGACTGAGGAGGTTTTCAATCTACGAAAATCACAGCGTGGTGTAATGAGCTTAAAGGCGGCTGGCCGTGTGCCGGCTACTGCTTCCATAAATAGCATGCTGCAGGGTACCAAGCGGTTCAAGACGCGCTGGGAAGAGCTGCAGCGTACGATCATGCGAGCGGCCCGCTCGCGTCAAGCAATACTGGAGCTGGAAATGGAGCTAGAGCGTGTTATGCAGGAGCGTGATATGCTTTGCCgtgatttaaataatttgcgGCAGCGCAGAAAGGATAATGCAGAGTCAACTCTGCACGATCTAGTTTCGGAGGAAGACACATTAATAGCAAACATGAATTATCTGCACGATACGATCGCCGAATTGCAGAAGTCCATCATCCAAATAGAAGACGGCAAGGATTTGAACACAGAGCACGCAATGCTGCAAACCATAATGGATAACATCGGTACCGTTGAGGAGGCCAAGTTTATGTTGCAACGAGTGTGTAGCGTTACCGTTGGGCATGTCTGTGAGGCAGGTGTGGCACAATCTAAGCTACGCGAACGGGAGGCATTGCTTGCGGAACTCCAGCGTGATACCAGCGTTCAGGAGCAGTTGCTGCAGTACATTTTGACGCGTGCACCGGCAACTTCAACGTCGGAAACAAGTTTCAGCTCCGCGCAATCGGCTAATTCGTACGTGAGCCAATCGCAATCgaatttgttggaaaatggtgAACCACAACCGTCCTCATCGCAGTACCGTTTGCCACACGTTGTTGATTCTACGACGCGAAGCCCTTCTccaagcaacagcaacacgaATCT cgatTCTATCGTCACCTACAGGAACTCCTCGAAACAAAGACGAAACCCTGCCGTGGTGCCCTCGGTGGCTGCCATTCAGGACTTGCTGTACGGCAGCAGCTCCGGCTACATCGGTCCGGCCGGTGACGGTGGTGGCATGCCGGATAGGAATAGTAATGCCAGCACCGGTATCGGTTGCACCGCTGCTAGCAACGGAGTGAGCGGTGGCGGCAGTAAGCTTGAGAAAGTGGGTATTTGTATTTATCTCGAGGATTCCGCAGATGAAGATGACACGAAGCACCCGCCCTCTCTGCAGGACCGGCACGACAGGTCGGACGTTATGACCCGCTCGTACACGATACTGGACGGGGCGATGGATCCGGTCGCGGCTGCTAATGCCGGTCTTCCAATTGCTCCACCGCCGCCGGTGGTTCCCGTTCCCGCTCGAACGTTTGTACCGCTTTCGCGTGTTCCAAGTGCACCCGGTTCGCTTAA AGGTCTTCAACCGCACCAGGGGCTATCACGACAGAACAGCACGGCATCGCCGCTGCTTGCCAGAAAATCATTTGAAGCGAGTGCTGCACCCCCGTCACCAAGAATTAGCCGAAGAACCTTCACCAGCAAAATGTCACCAGGAAT CGAGGACGCAAGCGATGTACCTACGTCACCACCAGTCTATCGGCGTGGTATCTCACGCGAGGATAACGGGGACGTATTTTCTCGACTCGGAGCTGGTACGCAGGACCCACAACCCGGAGGAAACATTAAAGAGCTGAATGGAAGG TATAAGGCTGGTTCTCCGCTTATCTGTACGCATGTGGTTGAAGGACACTCAAACTCGGTACTGTCGATCAAGGTGAGCAATCAAATGCTCTTCACAGCGGCTGCCGATCGGACGGTGAAGGTTTGGGATTTGCGAGCGAATTCTACGCCACACTGTTTGACTGGGCATCTCGGTCCGGTAGCAGCAGTTGAGTATGATCGTGTGAACAATCTGCTCTTTTCGGCCTCGGGAGCCTTCGTTAAAGTGTGGGATCTGCGGAGCAGCAATATTCGTCCAATAATCACGCTATG TTCCTCCGGTACGACTTTACCGGCTAATGCAACGCTATCCGACCTGGTGCCGGGTGAATGTTCCATTACGGCATTAACAATGGGAGCATCTGGTAAACTCTACACGGCAGCTTCCGATAAGGTTCGGTTCTGGGATCTACGTCAATTCTCTTGCCTCGGTCGATTGTCCGGTGGGCATCAAGCTGCCGTAATGTGTTTGACCGCTTGGGAGGGGCCGAACAATACCGACCTGGTAGCGACCGGATCGAAAGACCACTACGTGAAAGTGTTCGAGGTGAACTCGAGTGGTGGTGTAGTTCAGCCGCTGCTAAATTTGGAACCACCGCACTACGACGGTGTGCAAGCATTGGCCGTTGCTAACGATGCGATCGGTGTCGATGCGGAACTGTTTTCCGGGAGTCGCGACTCCGGTATCAAAAGGTGGGACCTGCGCAACGGAGAACTCAAACAGTCGCTCAACAATGCCCACAAAGGTTGGGTGTCTGGGATGGCCATCTACGGTGATATTTTGCTGTCTAGCTGTCGCGGTGGCGTTGTGCGGCTGTggaatattaaaacttgcGACAGTCTGGCCGAAATGAAAACAGAACAATCGATCAACGATATCGTGACGAGCGATAATCGTGTATTTACTGCATCGAA TTCCGGTGAGGTACGGATCTGGCGATTTGTAACCACCGATTGGGATTCGCTGAATGCATCTTCCTCTGGTGCAGGATCAGTCGGCACCGGTAGCAATGGTAGTGTTTGTGGTACTGTAAACGGTGCTACTGGTGGTGGCGTTGGTACTAAAACAAAGCGTTTGCTGAATTAA